A region from the Paenibacillus humicola genome encodes:
- a CDS encoding cation:proton antiporter → MEWEGLLLPLFWLLLLVFVVQTALAKIRWIQIPSIIAYVMLGMLLENSGLLHLQGVAWLHGLSQLGLFYLMFLSGLEIDLELLRIRRGGPRLREHPVVLGLLAFTLSVGIAYLLGLRMQQIDPTVHAWMIMLILSTTSLGIVMPVLREYGLIRSRYGQTLLTAAFIADLLTMLLLSIVSGLHESGFTWRQASVGLLLPLLVICYQAILHFRHTEVWRRQGAAGSPFKLQAVFAVLGLYGIATDLTGAEPILGGFLAGLLLASFRLREHHPIRQQLEGFGYAFIIPIFFLMVGGQFDVRAFLASPQTLLWVPMLVGTAYVVKVLPMMVMIRKLGLRKALAGGFLLSSRMTLVVVAATIGIRMGVIPAKLEDALIVMAMITSILSPLIFTIGHRAKPAR, encoded by the coding sequence GTGGAGTGGGAAGGGTTGCTGCTGCCCCTGTTTTGGCTGCTGCTGCTTGTGTTTGTCGTCCAGACGGCTCTCGCGAAAATCAGATGGATTCAAATTCCGTCCATTATTGCGTACGTCATGCTCGGTATGCTGCTGGAAAATAGCGGGCTGCTCCATTTGCAAGGTGTAGCCTGGCTGCACGGCTTGAGTCAGCTCGGACTGTTCTATCTGATGTTCCTATCCGGGCTCGAGATCGATCTGGAGCTGCTGCGGATCAGGAGAGGCGGACCCAGACTGCGGGAGCATCCGGTCGTCCTCGGCCTGCTGGCTTTCACCTTGAGCGTGGGCATCGCTTACTTGCTCGGCCTGCGCATGCAGCAGATCGATCCGACGGTCCACGCCTGGATGATCATGCTCATTTTGTCGACCACGTCTCTGGGCATCGTCATGCCTGTTTTGCGCGAGTATGGCTTGATACGCAGCCGTTACGGCCAGACGCTGCTGACGGCCGCTTTTATCGCCGATTTGCTGACGATGCTGCTGCTGTCGATCGTCTCGGGGCTTCACGAGTCCGGCTTCACCTGGCGGCAGGCCTCCGTCGGCCTATTGCTTCCACTGCTCGTTATTTGCTACCAGGCGATCCTTCATTTCCGGCACACGGAAGTTTGGCGAAGGCAGGGAGCGGCCGGCTCGCCTTTCAAGCTGCAGGCGGTGTTCGCCGTTCTGGGCTTGTACGGCATCGCCACCGATCTGACCGGCGCGGAGCCGATCCTAGGCGGCTTCCTGGCTGGACTTCTGCTGGCCAGCTTCCGCCTCCGCGAACATCATCCGATCAGACAACAACTGGAAGGCTTCGGCTACGCGTTTATTATCCCTATTTTTTTTCTGATGGTCGGGGGGCAATTCGATGTGCGCGCTTTTCTAGCCTCTCCGCAGACGTTATTATGGGTGCCGATGCTTGTCGGAACTGCGTATGTGGTGAAGGTGCTGCCGATGATGGTGATGATCCGCAAACTGGGGCTTAGAAAAGCGCTCGCAGGCGGATTTCTGCTCTCCTCGAGAATGACGCTGGTCGTCGTAGCGGCCACGATCGGCATCCGGATGGGCGTCATACCGGCCAAACTGGAGGATGCACTGATCGTAATGGCCATGATTACTTCGATTTTGTCGCCGCTTATTTTTACAATCGGTCACCGTGCCAAACCTGCCCGCTAA
- a CDS encoding DinB family protein: MNDFSAIIEQYLQHLDRYSIEQLRFKCKEDVWSIGQMYIHVIEVAKEYIGHIETCSKASRDEPEGKTEDGTKALAEKEWPNIRVKLEESPNATKNPESMDEIIAGLEQVLEKLALWERFADEANPACKVRHGWFGWLNAREWFEMVGMHSRHHLRQKARLDEKLAAAGIG, translated from the coding sequence TTGAACGATTTTTCGGCGATTATCGAGCAATACTTGCAGCATCTGGACCGTTATTCGATCGAGCAGCTGCGATTTAAATGCAAAGAAGACGTATGGTCGATCGGGCAAATGTATATCCACGTCATCGAAGTGGCGAAAGAGTACATCGGACATATTGAAACCTGCTCCAAGGCATCACGAGATGAGCCTGAAGGCAAGACGGAAGATGGAACGAAAGCGCTCGCCGAAAAAGAGTGGCCCAATATTCGTGTGAAACTTGAGGAATCGCCCAACGCGACCAAAAACCCCGAGAGCATGGATGAAATTATTGCTGGTCTGGAGCAAGTGCTAGAGAAGTTAGCACTGTGGGAGAGATTCGCAGACGAGGCGAATCCGGCGTGCAAGGTGCGGCATGGCTGGTTTGGCTGGCTCAACGCGCGTGAATGGTTTGAGATGGTTGGTATGCACAGCAGGCACCATTTGCGCCAGAAGGCGAGGCTGGACGAGAAATTGGCGGCGGCAGGCATAGGATAG